A single window of Anaerocolumna chitinilytica DNA harbors:
- the guaB gene encoding IMP dehydrogenase — translation MGTIIGDGITFDDVLLVPAFSEVIPNEVDVSTYLTKTIKLNIPMMSAGMDTVTEHRMAIAMARQGGIGVIHKNMSIEKQAEEVDKVKRSENGVITDPFYLSPEHTLEDANELMAKYRISGVPITEGKRLVGIITNRDLKFETDYSKKIKESMTSEGLITAPVGITLDEAKKILASARKEKLPIVDKDGNLSGLITIKDIEKQIKYPYSAKDAQGRLLCAAAVGITANILERVEALVKSKVDAIVIDTAHGHSANVLKVVRMVRDTYPDLQIIAGNIATKEATEDLIKAGVNAVKVGIGPGSICTTRVVAGIGVPQVTAIMDSYEAAKKYGIPVIADGGIKYSGDITKAIAAGANLCMMGSIFAGCDESPGEFELFQGRKYKVYRGMGSIAAMENGSKDRYFQSNAKKLVPEGVEGRVAYKGTVEDTVFQLIGGLRSGMGYCGTKTIEDLKQNGRFVKISAASLKESHPHDIHITKEAPNYSVEE, via the coding sequence ATGGGAACTATTATCGGTGATGGCATTACCTTTGATGACGTCTTGCTGGTACCTGCCTTTTCAGAAGTGATACCTAATGAAGTAGATGTATCAACTTATCTGACAAAGACAATTAAACTTAACATTCCTATGATGAGTGCAGGAATGGATACGGTAACAGAACACAGAATGGCTATAGCAATGGCCAGACAGGGCGGAATCGGTGTAATTCATAAAAACATGTCCATTGAAAAACAGGCAGAAGAGGTGGACAAGGTAAAAAGATCCGAGAACGGTGTTATTACAGATCCCTTTTATTTATCTCCGGAGCATACTTTGGAGGATGCCAATGAACTAATGGCAAAGTATCGTATCTCCGGTGTTCCTATTACAGAAGGTAAACGTTTGGTGGGTATTATTACAAACCGAGACCTTAAGTTTGAAACAGATTATTCTAAGAAAATTAAAGAGAGTATGACCTCAGAAGGCCTTATAACCGCACCTGTAGGAATTACATTGGATGAAGCAAAGAAAATACTTGCTTCCGCCAGAAAAGAGAAACTTCCTATAGTTGATAAAGACGGTAATTTATCCGGCCTTATTACCATTAAAGATATCGAGAAGCAGATAAAATATCCTTACTCTGCAAAGGATGCTCAGGGAAGACTTCTCTGCGCTGCGGCAGTAGGTATTACTGCAAATATCTTAGAGAGAGTAGAGGCACTGGTAAAATCGAAAGTAGATGCTATCGTTATTGATACAGCTCACGGTCATTCCGCTAATGTATTAAAAGTAGTACGTATGGTTAGAGATACTTACCCGGATCTTCAGATTATTGCCGGTAACATTGCAACCAAAGAAGCTACAGAGGATCTGATTAAAGCTGGTGTTAATGCCGTTAAAGTGGGTATCGGACCTGGTTCAATCTGTACTACAAGAGTAGTTGCGGGTATCGGCGTTCCTCAGGTAACCGCTATTATGGATTCCTATGAAGCTGCTAAGAAATATGGCATCCCGGTAATTGCAGATGGCGGCATTAAGTATTCAGGAGATATCACGAAGGCAATTGCAGCCGGAGCTAATCTCTGTATGATGGGAAGTATTTTCGCTGGCTGTGATGAAAGTCCCGGTGAATTCGAATTATTCCAGGGAAGAAAATATAAGGTTTACCGCGGCATGGGTTCTATTGCAGCGATGGAAAACGGAAGCAAGGATAGATATTTCCAGAGTAACGCTAAGAAGTTAGTACCGGAAGGTGTTGAAGGAAGAGTGGCTTACAAGGGTACGGTAGAAGATACTGTATTCCAATTAATCGGAGGACTTAGATCCGGTATGGGATATTGCGGAACTAAGACAATTGAAGACTTAAAGCAGAATGGAAGATTTGTAAAAATTTCTGCAGCTTCTCTGAAGGAAAGCCATCCTCATGATATTCATATCACAAAGGAAGCTCCTAACTACAGCGTAGAAGAATAA
- a CDS encoding co-chaperone GroES has product MKLVPLGDKVVLKQLVAEETTKSGIVLPGQAKEKPQQAEVVAVGPGGVVDGKEVTMQVKVGDKVIFSKYSGTEVKLEEVEYIVVKQNDIVAVVED; this is encoded by the coding sequence ATGAAGTTAGTACCATTAGGAGACAAAGTGGTTTTAAAGCAGCTTGTAGCTGAAGAGACAACAAAGTCAGGTATCGTATTACCTGGTCAGGCAAAAGAGAAACCCCAGCAGGCTGAAGTTGTAGCAGTAGGTCCTGGCGGTGTTGTAGATGGAAAAGAAGTAACCATGCAGGTTAAAGTTGGAGATAAGGTTATATTCTCCAAATATTCCGGTACTGAAGTGAAATTAGAAGAAGTAGAATATATTGTTGTAAAGCAGAACGATATCGTTGCTGTTGTTGAAGATTAG
- the phoU gene encoding phosphate signaling complex protein PhoU, with the protein MRQTFLAQLEELNNDVIKMGSILELSMNEMIGVIHDKDVEKAKKIIDRDDEIDLLEQQIEKECINIIAKQQPLASDLRKITSIMKIITDIERIADQCADISEYVIKLNKYPQMEAPKSLESMIEAMKKMVINTIDSFVEGDVEKAKSVIEADDEVDGDFEKITDELSFTMQNKPELVPQCICYLMMIKYLERMADHATNIAEWITYIVTGNLTVG; encoded by the coding sequence ATGAGGCAGACTTTTCTTGCACAGTTGGAGGAGCTAAATAATGATGTAATAAAGATGGGAAGTATATTGGAACTGTCAATGAATGAAATGATTGGTGTTATTCATGACAAGGATGTTGAAAAGGCAAAGAAGATTATTGACCGTGATGATGAGATTGATTTGCTGGAACAGCAGATTGAAAAAGAGTGCATCAATATCATTGCGAAGCAGCAGCCGTTGGCATCTGATTTAAGAAAGATAACTTCCATTATGAAGATAATAACGGATATTGAACGTATTGCAGATCAATGTGCCGATATTTCAGAGTATGTAATTAAACTGAATAAATATCCCCAGATGGAAGCACCGAAATCCTTGGAGTCAATGATTGAAGCAATGAAAAAAATGGTTATTAACACCATTGACAGCTTTGTTGAAGGAGATGTGGAAAAAGCAAAGTCTGTTATTGAGGCAGACGATGAAGTAGACGGTGATTTTGAAAAAATTACAGATGAGCTGTCCTTTACCATGCAGAACAAACCTGAGTTAGTACCCCAGTGTATCTGCTATTTGATGATGATTAAATATCTGGAGAGAATGGCGGATCATGCTACCAATATAGCGGAATGGATAACCTATATTGTTACTGGAAATCTAACGGTTGGTTAA
- a CDS encoding DUF6106 family protein codes for MNELYAEAGVKRKDTAGTYALRFLLIFAAIVLFFFSMRSQILLFIAAIVIVAIFYFFPRLSLEYEYVFCDGQLDFDKIMGKAKRKTDLKIDFEQVEVMAPVGSHALDSFNNGKYAVKDYTSRDKNAKPYVIIYRQGEKSLRILFEPNEKMLSCIKMKHPRKLVQY; via the coding sequence ATGAATGAGTTATATGCAGAGGCAGGAGTGAAACGGAAGGATACTGCCGGAACATATGCTTTAAGATTTTTATTAATATTTGCAGCAATTGTATTATTTTTCTTTTCTATGCGCAGCCAAATTCTACTGTTCATAGCAGCAATCGTAATCGTTGCAATTTTTTATTTTTTCCCAAGGCTTAGTCTGGAATATGAATATGTATTCTGTGACGGACAGTTGGACTTTGATAAGATAATGGGAAAAGCAAAGAGAAAGACCGATTTAAAGATAGATTTCGAGCAGGTTGAGGTAATGGCCCCTGTCGGTTCTCATGCATTGGATAGTTTCAATAATGGAAAATATGCAGTAAAGGATTATACCTCAAGAGATAAAAATGCAAAGCCCTATGTAATAATATATCGTCAGGGTGAAAAAAGTCTTAGGATTTTATTTGAGCCAAATGAGAAGATGTTAAGTTGTATAAAGATGAAACATCCCAGAAAGCTCGTTCAATATTAA
- a CDS encoding response regulator transcription factor yields MKTILAVDDEEHILELLAYNLERDGYRVLKAESGEHALEILAAEKVDIVLLDWMLPGIDGIEVLRRIRSDKNYRSIPVIFLTAKGDEISKVVGLEVGSDDYLVKPFGIHELSARIKAVLRRTEGITKNTDEKDDREEKLVIDHMEINRSRRTVTLDGIPIELSFKEFELLYLLAKNRGIVFTRDNLLEKVWGYDYIGETRTVDVHVSNLRKKIEKDESHPIYIKTVRGIGYKFA; encoded by the coding sequence ATGAAAACAATATTAGCAGTAGACGATGAAGAACATATCTTGGAATTACTGGCTTATAATTTGGAAAGAGATGGTTATAGAGTTCTAAAGGCTGAATCCGGTGAACATGCCCTTGAAATACTGGCCGCCGAAAAAGTTGATATTGTACTGTTGGACTGGATGCTTCCAGGAATAGACGGAATTGAAGTACTGCGTAGAATTCGATCAGATAAGAATTACCGCAGTATTCCTGTTATATTTCTGACTGCAAAAGGGGATGAAATCAGTAAGGTAGTGGGTCTTGAGGTTGGTTCCGATGATTATCTGGTGAAACCTTTTGGAATCCATGAGCTATCTGCTCGTATCAAAGCAGTACTTAGAAGGACAGAAGGAATCACGAAAAACACTGATGAAAAGGATGATAGGGAAGAAAAACTTGTCATTGACCATATGGAAATTAATCGTTCCAGAAGAACTGTAACCCTTGATGGGATTCCAATAGAATTATCCTTTAAGGAATTTGAGCTCTTATATCTTCTTGCGAAAAACAGAGGGATTGTATTTACCAGAGATAACCTCTTAGAAAAGGTCTGGGGATATGATTATATCGGTGAGACCAGGACTGTGGATGTTCACGTAAGCAATTTAAGAAAGAAGATAGAAAAAGATGAAAGTCATCCTATCTACATCAAAACAGTAAGAGGAATAGGTTACAAGTTTGCTTAA
- a CDS encoding deoxycytidylate deaminase, which produces MKKQDYITWDEYFMGIAIFSAERSKDPSTSVGACIVSEDNKILSVGYNGMPIGCSDDEFSWEREGNPLDTKYFYVCHAEMNAILNYTGPYMKGAKLYVTLFPCNECTKAIIQKGISEIIYLSDKYANTDATRAAKKMLDATGTTYRKYQPINREITISL; this is translated from the coding sequence ATGAAAAAGCAAGACTATATAACTTGGGATGAATATTTTATGGGCATTGCGATTTTTTCTGCTGAACGAAGCAAAGATCCCAGCACCAGCGTAGGTGCCTGTATTGTAAGTGAAGATAACAAAATACTTTCTGTTGGTTATAACGGTATGCCAATTGGCTGTTCTGACGATGAATTCTCCTGGGAACGGGAAGGAAACCCTCTTGACACTAAATACTTTTATGTGTGCCATGCTGAAATGAATGCAATTCTTAATTACACCGGTCCATATATGAAGGGTGCAAAGCTTTATGTCACCTTATTTCCCTGCAATGAGTGTACAAAAGCAATTATTCAAAAGGGAATTTCAGAGATTATCTACTTATCGGACAAGTATGCCAATACCGATGCTACAAGAGCTGCGAAAAAGATGCTAGATGCGACCGGAACCACTTACCGAAAGTATCAGCCGATCAACCGCGAAATTACCATCTCTCTCTAA
- the groL gene encoding chaperonin GroEL (60 kDa chaperone family; promotes refolding of misfolded polypeptides especially under stressful conditions; forms two stacked rings of heptamers to form a barrel-shaped 14mer; ends can be capped by GroES; misfolded proteins enter the barrel where they are refolded when GroES binds), translating into MAKEIKHGAEARAALENGVNLLANTVKVTLGPKGRNVVLDKSYGAPLITNDGVTIAKEIELEDAFENMGAQLVKEVATKTNDVAGDGTTTATVLAQAMINEGIKNLAAGANPIILRKGMQKATDSAVDAILKMSSKLNGKAQIARVAAISAGDDAVGEMVADAMEKVSNDGVITIEESKTMKTELDLVEGMQFDRGYISAYMATDMDKMEANLDNPYILITDKKISNIQDILPVLEQIVQSGARLLIIAEDVEGEALTTLIVNKLRGTFSVVAVKAPGYGDRRKEMLQDIAVLTGGTVISDDLGLDLKETTLDQLGRAKSVKVQKENTIIVDGEGEKRNIDARIAQIRAQIEETTSDFDREKLQERLAKLAGGVAVIRVGAATETEMKEKKLRMEDALAATRAAVEEGIVAGGGSAYIHASKEVAKLAATLEGDEKTGANIILKALEAPLYCIVSNAGLEGSVVTSKVKEKDPGVGFDALKEEYVDMVAAGILDPAKVTRSALQNATSVASTLLTTESVVANIKSNEPAMPAGAGGMGMM; encoded by the coding sequence ATGGCAAAAGAAATTAAACATGGTGCAGAAGCCAGAGCAGCTCTGGAAAATGGCGTTAATTTATTAGCAAATACAGTAAAAGTTACTTTAGGACCCAAAGGAAGAAATGTTGTATTAGATAAATCCTACGGCGCACCTTTGATTACAAACGACGGTGTTACGATTGCAAAAGAAATTGAATTAGAAGATGCTTTCGAAAATATGGGCGCTCAATTAGTAAAAGAAGTTGCTACAAAGACAAATGATGTAGCTGGTGATGGTACAACAACCGCTACTGTTCTTGCACAGGCTATGATTAATGAAGGTATTAAGAATCTGGCTGCCGGCGCAAACCCTATCATCTTAAGAAAAGGTATGCAAAAGGCAACTGACAGTGCAGTAGATGCTATCTTAAAGATGAGCTCCAAGCTTAACGGCAAGGCACAGATTGCAAGAGTAGCTGCAATTTCTGCCGGTGATGATGCAGTTGGTGAGATGGTAGCTGACGCTATGGAGAAAGTTTCCAATGATGGAGTTATCACAATTGAAGAATCCAAAACAATGAAGACAGAGTTAGACCTGGTTGAAGGTATGCAGTTTGACAGGGGTTACATCTCCGCTTACATGGCTACTGACATGGACAAAATGGAGGCTAATTTAGACAATCCATATATCTTAATCACAGATAAGAAGATATCCAACATTCAGGATATTCTCCCTGTATTAGAGCAGATCGTTCAATCCGGTGCAAGACTTTTAATTATTGCTGAGGATGTGGAAGGCGAAGCTTTAACAACTTTAATCGTAAATAAATTAAGAGGAACTTTCAGCGTAGTTGCTGTTAAGGCTCCCGGCTATGGTGACAGAAGAAAAGAAATGCTTCAGGATATCGCTGTTTTAACAGGCGGTACTGTTATTTCTGATGATTTAGGTCTTGACTTAAAAGAAACTACACTGGATCAGTTAGGACGCGCAAAATCTGTTAAAGTTCAGAAAGAGAATACAATCATAGTTGACGGTGAGGGTGAGAAGAGAAATATTGATGCCAGAATCGCACAAATAAGAGCACAGATAGAAGAAACAACATCTGATTTTGATAGAGAAAAATTACAGGAAAGACTTGCGAAGTTAGCAGGCGGCGTTGCTGTTATCCGTGTAGGTGCTGCAACTGAAACAGAAATGAAAGAGAAAAAACTTCGTATGGAAGATGCTCTTGCAGCAACAAGAGCAGCTGTAGAAGAAGGTATCGTAGCAGGCGGCGGTTCCGCATACATCCACGCATCCAAGGAAGTTGCTAAGTTAGCAGCTACTTTAGAAGGTGATGAGAAAACCGGTGCTAACATTATCTTAAAAGCTCTGGAAGCTCCTCTTTACTGCATCGTATCCAATGCAGGATTAGAAGGTTCCGTAGTAACCAGCAAGGTAAAAGAGAAAGATCCCGGAGTTGGTTTCGATGCTTTAAAAGAAGAGTATGTAGACATGGTAGCTGCAGGAATCTTAGATCCCGCTAAGGTTACAAGAAGTGCTCTTCAGAATGCTACCAGCGTAGCATCCACATTATTAACAACTGAGTCAGTGGTTGCTAATATTAAGTCCAATGAACCTGCTATGCCTGCAGGTGCCGGCGGAATGGGCATGATGTAA
- the pstC gene encoding phosphate ABC transporter permease subunit PstC, which yields MMSKKVSNQNKAGKAVEYTEVLFRVIFLLSALVSVLSVVAIIVFVFAKGLKPFFGKDAYSFLQFITGLKWDPNKNLFGILYMIVGSLFATLGAIVLGVPIGLLTAVFIAELAPKKLVSVIKPGIELLAGIPSVIYGAFGLGVIVPLINKISPTGQGQSLLAVICVLTIMVLPTIISLSESSIRAVPKSYREASYGLGASKIQTIFQAVVPAARSGILTATVLGIGRAIGETMAVMMIAGNNIGGLPTSIFSKVRPLTTNIAMEMSYASGRHQDMLFATGVILFTFIMVINFTLIRLTKRLGNEGPLR from the coding sequence ATGATGAGCAAGAAAGTAAGCAATCAAAACAAGGCGGGCAAAGCAGTAGAATATACAGAAGTACTATTTCGAGTGATTTTTCTCCTAAGTGCGTTAGTCAGTGTTCTGAGCGTTGTTGCAATTATCGTCTTCGTATTCGCAAAAGGTTTAAAGCCTTTCTTCGGAAAAGATGCTTACAGCTTTCTCCAGTTTATAACCGGATTAAAATGGGATCCGAACAAAAATCTCTTCGGAATACTCTATATGATAGTAGGATCCTTGTTTGCAACCCTGGGCGCAATAGTGCTCGGGGTTCCAATCGGTTTATTGACAGCTGTATTTATCGCCGAGTTGGCACCTAAAAAGTTAGTTTCAGTTATTAAGCCGGGAATAGAATTATTAGCCGGCATTCCGTCCGTTATATACGGAGCCTTTGGCCTTGGTGTTATCGTACCCTTAATTAATAAAATATCCCCTACAGGACAGGGACAGTCATTACTGGCTGTTATCTGTGTTCTGACAATCATGGTACTGCCTACAATTATATCCTTAAGTGAGAGCAGCATTCGTGCAGTACCAAAATCATACAGAGAAGCATCCTATGGTCTGGGCGCTTCTAAGATACAGACAATCTTTCAGGCGGTTGTACCGGCAGCCCGTTCCGGAATATTAACCGCTACCGTCCTTGGTATTGGCAGGGCTATCGGAGAAACCATGGCAGTAATGATGATTGCAGGAAATAATATCGGCGGTCTGCCTACCAGTATTTTCTCGAAAGTAAGACCTTTGACCACAAACATTGCCATGGAAATGAGTTATGCTTCCGGAAGGCATCAGGATATGCTTTTTGCGACCGGAGTAATCCTTTTCACTTTCATTATGGTCATTAATTTTACATTAATCCGGCTGACAAAAAGGCTTGGAAATGAAGGCCCTTTAAGATAA
- a CDS encoding peptidoglycan recognition protein family protein, with the protein MTAKEKRRRKRHRNRLLRITVVTSLGMIMTAIVAVMLISVIKHQRGDFYGFAYYTIDPPPITADLLTPNDYSRCQEPLKKVRGIVIHYTANPGTSAEANRNYFENLKSQTKISASSHFVIGLEGEIIQCIPLDEISFASNDRNNDTISIECCHPDATGKFNQKTYDSLLALSAWLCSKFRLDREDILRHYDITGKLCPLYYVKHEDAWETLKDNIIAYLKEKEATAKLG; encoded by the coding sequence ATGACTGCCAAGGAGAAACGCCGCAGGAAAAGGCATCGGAATAGGCTGCTCCGCATCACTGTAGTTACCAGCCTAGGTATGATAATGACAGCTATTGTTGCTGTAATGCTGATTTCTGTAATCAAACACCAAAGAGGAGATTTCTATGGTTTCGCTTATTACACGATAGATCCTCCACCCATAACAGCAGACCTGCTTACACCAAACGATTATTCAAGATGCCAGGAACCACTGAAAAAGGTACGGGGAATTGTAATTCACTATACTGCTAATCCCGGGACTTCCGCAGAAGCAAACAGGAATTATTTTGAGAATTTAAAGTCTCAGACTAAAATCTCTGCCAGCAGTCATTTCGTAATCGGATTGGAAGGCGAGATTATACAATGTATTCCTTTAGATGAAATATCCTTTGCATCCAATGATAGGAATAATGACACCATTTCCATTGAATGCTGCCACCCGGATGCAACCGGTAAGTTCAACCAGAAGACCTATGATTCCCTGCTGGCGCTTTCAGCCTGGCTCTGCAGTAAATTTAGACTGGATAGAGAAGATATATTAAGACACTATGATATAACCGGAAAACTATGTCCTTTATATTATGTAAAACATGAGGATGCCTGGGAGACCTTGAAAGATAATATTATTGCTTATTTAAAAGAAAAAGAAGCCACAGCCAAATTAGGCTGA
- the pstB gene encoding phosphate ABC transporter ATP-binding protein PstB, producing MSEKVKFTVRDLDLFYGNFQALKNINMNIEQGKITAFIGPSGCGKSTFLKTLNRMNDLVEGVKINGEVTLDGVDIYKDFDAIMLRSRVGMVFQQPNPFPMSIYDNVAYGPRIHGVKKKSALDEIVEKSLRQAAIWDEVKDKLKKSALAVSGGQQQRICIARTLAIEPEVILMDEPTSALDPISTIKIEDLASELKKNYTIIIVTHNMQQAGRISDKTAFFLTGEVIEYGDTEQIFNKPVNKKTEDYITGRFG from the coding sequence TTGAGCGAAAAAGTGAAATTTACAGTCAGAGACCTGGATTTATTCTATGGAAACTTTCAGGCCCTTAAGAACATAAATATGAACATAGAACAGGGCAAGATTACAGCTTTTATAGGACCGTCAGGCTGTGGAAAATCTACCTTTTTAAAAACATTAAACAGAATGAATGACTTGGTTGAGGGAGTTAAGATTAATGGAGAAGTAACTCTTGATGGTGTGGATATCTATAAGGATTTTGATGCTATCATGTTAAGATCCAGAGTTGGTATGGTATTTCAGCAGCCCAATCCATTCCCAATGAGTATTTATGATAATGTAGCCTATGGTCCGAGAATACATGGAGTTAAGAAAAAGAGCGCTTTGGATGAAATAGTAGAGAAGTCTTTAAGACAGGCAGCTATTTGGGACGAAGTGAAAGATAAGTTAAAGAAAAGTGCTTTGGCAGTGTCCGGCGGACAGCAGCAGAGAATCTGTATTGCCAGAACACTTGCAATTGAACCGGAAGTTATTTTAATGGATGAACCGACTTCAGCACTTGACCCTATCTCAACTATTAAGATTGAAGATCTTGCTTCAGAATTAAAGAAGAACTATACTATCATTATAGTAACACATAATATGCAGCAAGCAGGACGTATATCGGATAAAACAGCCTTTTTCCTGACAGGAGAGGTGATAGAATACGGTGATACGGAGCAGATATTTAACAAACCGGTAAATAAAAAGACAGAAGATTATATAACAGGAAGATTTGGCTGA
- a CDS encoding phosphate ABC transporter substrate-binding protein: MKLKNKALAVLLTIALVGILGGCAKTNNTSDSNATTPTKEATDTATDTPAATDTPSTENLSGTVTITGSTSVDKILNDMIDEFTANNPDVTINYTGTGSSAGIADSISGANDIGASSRNLKDDEKSAGLKETIFAYDGIAIAVNPANPVTDISTENLAKIFSGQITNWKDVGGNDAKIVVVSREGASGTRSAFEELVKLEDAGGLTEDATVAEGNGNVQTAVAGNENAIGYVSFSFIDNTVKALTVNGVEGTPENAKSGEYVLSRPFLFVYNDAKASAAAKAFVEFALSDDGQAFVEKHGGIKLDK, encoded by the coding sequence ATGAAGCTAAAAAATAAGGCTTTGGCAGTTCTTTTAACAATTGCACTTGTAGGTATTCTTGGAGGATGCGCTAAGACAAATAATACATCAGATTCCAATGCAACAACTCCTACAAAGGAAGCTACAGATACAGCAACCGATACACCTGCAGCAACAGATACACCTTCTACCGAAAATTTATCCGGTACAGTAACCATAACAGGTTCCACATCAGTTGATAAGATTTTAAATGATATGATTGATGAATTTACAGCAAATAATCCTGACGTAACTATTAATTATACAGGAACCGGTTCTTCTGCCGGTATTGCAGATTCCATTTCAGGAGCAAATGATATCGGTGCTTCTTCCAGAAATTTAAAAGATGACGAGAAGTCAGCTGGTTTAAAAGAAACAATATTTGCTTATGACGGTATTGCAATCGCAGTTAACCCTGCAAACCCCGTAACAGACATTTCTACAGAAAATCTTGCTAAGATATTCTCAGGCCAGATTACTAACTGGAAAGATGTTGGCGGAAATGATGCTAAGATCGTTGTCGTATCCAGAGAAGGTGCTTCCGGAACCAGAAGTGCATTTGAAGAACTTGTAAAATTAGAAGATGCCGGCGGATTAACCGAGGATGCTACAGTTGCTGAAGGAAATGGTAATGTTCAGACGGCAGTAGCCGGAAATGAAAATGCTATCGGATACGTATCCTTCTCCTTTATTGATAACACGGTAAAGGCGCTTACTGTAAATGGTGTTGAAGGAACTCCTGAAAATGCGAAATCCGGTGAGTATGTACTCTCAAGACCATTCTTATTCGTATACAATGACGCAAAAGCATCAGCTGCTGCAAAGGCCTTTGTAGAATTCGCATTAAGCGATGATGGTCAGGCATTTGTAGAGAAACACGGAGGAATAAAATTAGATAAATGA
- the pstA gene encoding phosphate ABC transporter permease PstA produces the protein MNNKNWNNRKMKDGLLRSLIYLSTGVTISILFIIIGFVLYKGLPGINVNFLTRNWEDKTTFVNVKADASKAGTDNQDYIASLGITVKEGEKNLIITKIDKKSAVHNAANLKNEAYGLKKEDIISKIGSDNTADMSYADALKLLKESGGTLRLKVVRPGGGIVPMFVSTIYIILLSLAIAGPVGISAAIYLNEYAKPGRILNSIRFAIQNLAGIPSIIYGLFGMLLFVQTLKMQYSILAGSLTLSILLLPTIISTTEEALKEIPRSYREGSYGLGATKLQTIAKIILPGALPGILVAVILSIGRIVGESAALIFTAGTIAQIPEGLVGGKSSAATLTTKMYWLIKETGDLSSASSIAVVLLILIILLNIASKMITKSFLKKTGNA, from the coding sequence ATGAATAATAAAAACTGGAACAATAGAAAAATGAAAGATGGTCTGCTAAGAAGTTTAATTTATCTGTCCACCGGAGTAACAATAAGTATCTTATTTATTATTATCGGTTTTGTCCTTTATAAGGGTTTACCAGGAATCAATGTTAATTTCCTGACAAGAAACTGGGAGGATAAAACTACTTTTGTTAACGTAAAAGCAGATGCTTCAAAAGCCGGAACAGACAACCAGGATTACATTGCTTCTCTCGGTATTACCGTAAAAGAAGGGGAGAAGAATCTGATTATCACAAAGATTGATAAGAAATCCGCAGTTCATAATGCAGCAAATTTAAAAAATGAGGCGTATGGGCTGAAAAAGGAAGACATTATCAGTAAAATAGGCAGTGATAACACAGCAGATATGTCCTACGCAGATGCCTTAAAGCTGTTGAAGGAAAGTGGCGGAACGCTGCGATTGAAAGTTGTTAGGCCCGGCGGTGGTATAGTACCAATGTTTGTTTCTACTATCTATATTATTTTGTTATCACTTGCAATTGCAGGACCCGTTGGTATCAGTGCGGCAATCTATCTGAATGAATATGCAAAACCCGGCAGAATATTAAACAGCATCCGTTTTGCGATTCAAAACCTGGCAGGAATACCTTCTATTATATATGGACTTTTTGGTATGCTCTTATTTGTGCAGACCTTAAAAATGCAGTATTCTATCTTAGCAGGCTCCCTTACTTTGAGCATTTTACTTCTTCCAACGATTATTTCAACCACAGAAGAAGCATTAAAAGAAATACCCAGGTCTTACAGAGAAGGTTCCTATGGACTGGGAGCAACGAAGTTGCAGACAATCGCAAAAATTATTCTGCCCGGTGCATTACCCGGAATTCTGGTTGCAGTTATTTTAAGTATCGGCAGAATTGTCGGAGAATCAGCAGCACTTATTTTTACAGCAGGTACGATTGCACAAATACCGGAAGGCCTGGTCGGTGGAAAGTCATCGGCTGCAACCTTAACCACCAAGATGTACTGGCTTATTAAGGAAACAGGTGATTTAAGCTCTGCAAGTTCAATCGCTGTAGTATTACTGATTCTTATCATTCTTTTAAATATCGCTTCAAAGATGATAACAAAGTCATTTTTAAAGAAAACCGGAAATGCCTAA